The genomic DNA ACGCGGGCGAGGCGGACAATTTATTTTTGTTTTTCCCGATTTAAAATTGACCGTGGTTTTTACCGGCGGCAATGACAATCAATTGAGCGGGCAGCCCTATGACATGTTAGTGCGATCCGTTTTACCCGCGGCCGGATAACTTTGCCACTGAGTGGTAAATAAAAGGTGAAAAGATAGAGTTCAGGAGAATACATTAATGCGAAAAATTGACGCCCTTTTGTACACATTTTTTCTGCTGATTGTAAGTGGGTGTAGTGGCAATATTACCGAACCGGGAAGTGAACTGCCCGATTTCG from candidate division KSB1 bacterium includes the following:
- a CDS encoding lipoprotein; the protein is MRKIDALLYTFFLLIVSGCSGNITEPGSELPDF